One Solanum pennellii chromosome 9, SPENNV200 DNA segment encodes these proteins:
- the LOC114073958 gene encoding F-box/kelch-repeat protein At3g18720-like: MEDALWSDCIPLDILGLISSRLVAAEYFIFRAVCKRWRDAPLTPPHRPAQSEKSPCLITLRGDSGIIEFFHPVYNVMTTTSIPNPKLMDSRIRSSKGNWLLISNGSRGMFFFNPVSNDIIELPDLPDENICPSWTFSCPPDPLSACFVVGIDYVGNPPDVYIIKVGETNWTYHNLDDPADRYKCFCLSACSSPIFFKNNIVYVLGDKGTLGILTINENSIPSWKFYGKPFPRRKRKSIQYVYTTEDVDNEGMLAVFLSHHEGKVEVWRYKMNGEVLEREKITNGSIERCKARLVAQGFHQEPGIDYHETFSLVVRATTVRLVLSLVVSLLRQLDVKNAFLHSVLNKEVFMK; the protein is encoded by the exons ATGGAGGATGCATTGTGGTCAGATTGTATTCCATTAGATATACTCGGTTTAATATCATCACGTTTGGTTGCTgcagaatattttatttttcgtgcCGTTTGTAAACGATGGCGCGACGCACCTTTGACACCTCCACATCGTCCTGCCCAATCAGAAAAATCGCCTTGTTTGATCACATTGCGTGGAGATTCCGGAATTATTGAATTCTTTCATCCTGTGTACAATGTCATGACGACTACTTCTATCCCAAACCCAAAATTAATGGATTCCCGAATTCGTAGTTCAAAAGGTAATTGGTTACTCATAAGTAATGGTAGCCGTGGCATGTTCTTTTTCAATCCTGTTAGCAATGACATAATTGAGCTTCCTGATCTACCGGATGAAAATATTTGCCCTTCTTGGACATTTTCGTGTCCTCCAGACCCATTGTCTGCTTGTTTTGTTGTTGGTATTGATTACGTTGGTAATCCCCCAGACGTATACATCATCAAAGTTGGAGAGACTAATTGGACGTATCATAACTTAGACGATCCAGCAGATAGATATAAATGTTTTTGTTTATCGGCATGCAGTAGtccaatatttttcaaaaataatattgtctATGTATTGGGAGATAAAGGAACTTTGGGAATACTGACCATCAACGAAAACTCAATTCCTAGTTGGAAATTTTATGGGAAACCCTTTCCGCGTAGAAAGAGAAAGTCAATACAATATGTTTACACGACAGAAGATGTCGACAACGAAGGAATGTTAGCTGTATTTCTATCTCACCATGAAGGGAAAGTAGAGGTTTGGAGATACAAAATGAACGGAGAAGTGTTGGAGAGGGAAAAAATAACAA ATGGGTCTATTGAGCGGTGCAAAGCTCGTTTGGTAGCACAAGGTTTTCATCAGGAGCCTGGCATTGATTATCATGAGACGTTTAGCCTTGTTGTTCGTGCCACTACTGTGAGACTTGTTCTTTCTCTTGTTGTCTCATTGCTTCGCCAATTGGACGTCAAAAATGCATTTTTGCATAGCGTCCTTAATAAGGAAGTCTTCATGAAATAA